From Heterodontus francisci isolate sHetFra1 chromosome 9, sHetFra1.hap1, whole genome shotgun sequence, the proteins below share one genomic window:
- the LOC137373371 gene encoding uncharacterized protein → MRLAKHEHVAAGQLRRRAAGPFQIMSGGGYRGANGFTPSYKGKAGGPLPYGWEGRTKPPDQEAWMEIAKEVSSHGTHGIKGTIAIWIHKFSGISRNHHVSHNMREPTILHQIEDIYYPVLAVVGVPGKPCNYWMGFVITKISMESFRTKLWCERVTRKGDGRKTSLCEASGALPVTLNWVYSSRPLLGTYFVQDKLGTMERKRVWGPNIEITLSLGTHPKTVEWNAIFYINVESNTKEWKLLYSCAELWLDPIWSNCIHFWGPHLRKDILALELIQRRITRLIPKLKGLSYEHRYILKKTPTVNSVAIVILSRGKCGLSKCITHYLVAMAVADLLVVFTDVILLTVIHFHFPGTYLDTTPALSLLHVLLSAATDISVWFTVAFTFDRLIAICCPKLKTKYCTEKTVNVVITTVSVLFCLKNIPWYFVFEPEYIIDNVPWGFTISLSYYTEAAWVAFDSLSIILTPLLPFILILLLNALTVRHILVATRVRRKLLDHSKSENHTDPEMENRRKSIILLFTISGSFILLWMTNVTFFLYMRFTNIKNFRHPHDPAYITEQSGYMLQLLSTCTNTCIYAVTQTKFREQLKNAVKYPFTAIVKLFK, encoded by the exons ATGCGGCTGGCTAAACACGAGCACGTGGCGGCTGGCCAATTGCGTAGGAGAGCCGCAGGTCCTTTCCAAATAATGAGTGGAGGTGGATATCGCGGTGCCAATG GTTTTACTCCAAGCTACAAAGGCAAGGCAGGGGGTCCACTTCCATATGGATGGGAAGGGAGGACCAAACCACCTGACCaagaagcctggatggagattgcaaaggaggtcagcagccatggaacacatggaataaaagggacgatagcaaTATGGATAc ACAAGTTCTCAGGCATCAGCAGAAATCATCACGTCTCTCACAACATGCGTGAACCAACAATattgcatcagatagaagacatttattatcctgttctTGCAGttgttggagttcctggtaagccatgtAACTATTGGATG GGATTTGTCATTACAAAAATTTCCATGGAAAGTTTCAGAACTAAATTATGGTGTGAAAGAGTGACCAGAAAAGGTGATGGGAGGAAAACGAGCTTGTGTGAAGCAAGTGGTGCCTTACCCGTGACTTTAAACTGGGTATATTCCTCTCGACCCTTACTGGGGACATACTTCGTGCAG GACAAGCTAGGAACTATGGAGAGGAAGAGAGTTTGGGGTCCAAATATAGAAATAACTTTAAGCTTGGGTACACATCCAAAAACTGTCGAATGGAATGCCATCTTTTATATCAACGTTGAGTCGAATACAAAGGAGTGGAAGTTACTTTACAGCTGtgcagagctctggttagaccctatTTGGAGTAACTGCATTCACTTCTGGGGTcctcacctcaggaaggatatattggccttggagctgATTCAGCGCAGAATCACAAGACTAATACCGAAGCtgaaagggttaagttatgagcaCAG gtacatcctcaaaaaaactccaactg TTAACTCAGTGGCCATTGTGATCCTGTCACGGGGAAAGTGtggactctccaaatgtatcacccactacctggtggccatggcagtggcagatctactggtcgttTTCACTGATGTGATACTGCTTACAGTTATTCATTTTCATTTCCCAGGTACTTACCTGGACACCACTCCTGCACTTTCTCTCTTACATgtcctgctttctgcagccacagacatttctgtctggttcactgtcgctttcacttttgatcgattaaTTGCAATTTGTTGCccaaagctgaaaacaaaatattgcacagagaaaactgtgaatgtggttataacaacagtgagtgtgctgttctgcctcaaaaatattccttGGTATTTTGTATTTGAACCTGAAtatataattgacaatgtaccctgGGGCTTCACTATATCACTGAGCTATTACACTGAAGCTGCCTGGGTAGCATTTGACAGCCTCAGTATTATTTTAACCCCTTTGCttccattcattctgattttactgctcaatgctctgactgtcagacacattttagtggccaccaGAGTCCGCAGGAAACTACTGGATCACAGCAAGAGTGAGAATCacactgacccagagatggagaaccgaaggaaatccatcattttactcttcactatatctggcagttttatactgttatggatgacaaatGTTACATTTTTTTTATATATGCGATTTACAAACATAAAAAATTTCAGACATCCCCATGATCCTGCATATATCACTGAACAATCTGGCTACATGCTGCAGCTTTTGAGCACCTGCACCAACACctgtatttatgcagtgactcagactaaattcagagagcagctgaagaatgcAGTCAAATATCCATTCACTGCAATTGTTAaattatttaaataa